A portion of the Oncorhynchus masou masou isolate Uvic2021 chromosome 11, UVic_Omas_1.1, whole genome shotgun sequence genome contains these proteins:
- the LOC135548579 gene encoding coxsackievirus and adenovirus receptor homolog, with protein sequence MDFTIPHLCCVLISLIAGVAHGLEITSQGPTSIEKASSESVKLDCQFSLAPVDSGPLDIEWSLLASDNQKEDKVVILYSGDRAYEDYYPAVKGRAHFNSPDPKNGDASINLTGLKSSDTGTYQCKVKKAPGIRSRKMLLTVMVRPSKPRCSTEGPTQEGKDVVLRCTSSEGTNPLQYTWEKTSDSKILPASAVLDPVGGTMNVRNASISSSGTYRCTAKNHVGMEECILQLGITPPPNTAGIIAGAIIAVLLALIIIAIVLFCCCRARHRKKYEKEISYEIREDVPPPKSRVSTARSFTSVGSQRSSLGSMSPSNLHEYALKPQYDKIPSVEEYERPPSHTPLPPPVASKIAGRNLSRMGGIPVMIPAQNKDGSIV encoded by the exons GTGTAGCCCATGGCCTGGAGATCACGTCCCAGGGACCCACGTCCATAGAGAAGGCCAGCAGTGAGAGTGTCAAGCTGGATTGTCAGTTTTCTCTGGCCCCCGTGGACTCTGGCCCCCTGGACATCGAATGGAGCCTACTGGCCTCCGACAACCAGAAAGAGGACAAAGTG gtGATCCTGTACTCTGGGGACAGGGCCTATGAGGACTACTACCCTGCAGTGAAGGGGCGGGCCCACTTCAACTCACCTGACCCAAAGAATGGCGACGCTTCCATCAACCTGACTGGTCTGAAGTCCTCAGACACGGGGACCTACCAATGCAAGGTGAAGAAGGCCCCGGGCATCCGCAGCAGAAAGATGCTACTGACCGTCATGG TGAGGCCGTCCAAGCCCAGATGCTCTACTGAAGGCCCCACCCAGGAGGGTAAGGACGTGGTCCTGAGGTGTACGTCCAGTGAGGGGACCAACCCCCTGCAGTACACCTGGGAGAAGACCAGCGACAGCAAGATTCTGCCTGCCTCAGCCGTGCTAG ACCCTGTGGGAGGCACCATGAATGTAAGGAACGCGTCCATCAGCTCCTCAGGAACCTACCGCTGCACTGCTAAGAACCACGTGGGCATGGAGGAGTGTATTCTACAGCTTGGCATCACTCCCC CACCCAACACTGCTGGTATCATAGCTGGAGCCATCATCGCTGTGCTGCTGGCCCTCATCATCATCGCCATCGTCCTCTTCTGCTGCTGCCGCGCCCGCCACAGGAAGAAGTACGAGAAGGAGATCTCTTACGAGATCAG AGAGGACGTTCCCCCTCCGAAGAGCCGCGTGTCGACGGCTCGCTCTTTCACCAGCGTGGGCAGCCAGCGTTCCTCCCTGGGCTCCATGTCCCCCTCCAACCTGCATGAGTATGCCCTCAAGCCCCAGTATGACAAGATCCCCTCTGTGGAGGAGTATGAGAGGCCCCCCAGCCACACACCCCTGCCACCGCCTGTCGCCAGCAAGATAGCCGGCCGTAACCTCAGTCGCATGGGCGGCATCCCCGTCATGATCCCCGCCCAAAACAAGGACGGCTCCATTGTGtaa